In a genomic window of Macrobrachium nipponense isolate FS-2020 chromosome 10, ASM1510439v2, whole genome shotgun sequence:
- the LOC135223791 gene encoding uncharacterized protein LOC135223791, which translates to METSTGEGCFMQENEFYSLQAHYILSNVVRRALYQVFRWGCAKQPDTSVKDYLLREKKVSNIFMKKWFTGHQIMQMTKDPEGTSFDITLLYLCIKLVCRNVADAKDPTWSEPNTLEYTLQYLKNKRNEFVHEDHGHFSREEFLEFVDDIKIKIGILYDQARRRYDVHKETVEKLICETIREIDCISERAKRTSLDNDSQCELENLVREQGKLEVQEHLKEEFVIDCSSEIPGFSKTVDVHDIFTPNNLVSKKKYFNHSGTLTVQDILNVKSSNGEIASVIVVEGLAGAGKTTLAKVILSHWCKETDFIRNLKQYDLILFSEFRIPACTDIKELFLMHMPKTFKKMTGESLVMAIMNLKILVIMDGFEEMNSYSQTLLIHFIQRLNSHKMQLLITTRPNRDEALFKIIPKNIEICHLEIVGVPQDRLSEFVLKWHNIMKSKGSKGNEVSNLCAFIQKTPWCSKLMTHPLNLTLLIFLWTQAPRRVELLKTSTSLYNEIVKLMTDRLLNRIYESKRAHQSSELRDHLSECLKLVFRENLNALRHENFAVNNSDLIFLKRKCSQLNISYEGILSSFFTLSGRENSKNDDQKKVFGHKGFCEFYGALALCDLLKRGSDDEILQRLMTDFHEILISNQLPIGVTKKD; encoded by the coding sequence ATGGAGACAAGCACTGGTGAAGGATGTTTTATGCAAGAAAATGAGTTCTATAGTTTACAAGCtcattatatattatcaaatGTTGTTAGACGAGCACTTTATCAGGTTTTTAGGTGGGGTTGTGCTAAGCAAcctgacacatctgttaaagaTTATTTATTAAGAGAAAAGAAAGTCTCTAATATTTTCATGAAGAAGTGGTTTACTGGACATCAGATTATGCAAATGACCAAAGATCCTGAGGGCACCTCATTTGATATTACTCTCCTATATCTTTGCATCAAATTAGTGTGCCGGAATGTTGCTGATGCTAAAGATCCCACTTGGTCAGAACCTAATACTCTGGAATATACTCTGCAATACTTGAAAAATAAACGCAATGAGTTTGTTCATGAAGATCATGGTCATTTTTCAAGAGAGGAATTTTTGGAGTTTGTTGAtgatatcaaaatcaaaatcggGATCCTTTATGATCAAGCAAGAAGGAGGTATGATGTTCACAAGGAAACGGTGGAAAAGTTGATTTGTGAAACAATTAGAGAAATAGATTGTATCTCAGAAAGAGCCAAAAGAACATCATTGGATAATGAttctcagtgtgaacttgaaaatctAGTGAGAGAACAAGGTAAATTGGAAGTACAGGAACATTTAAAAGAAGAATTCGTAATTGATTGTTCTTCTGAAATACCAGGATTTTCTAAAACAGTTGATGTTCATGATATTTTCACACCAAATAATCTAGTTtccaaaaagaaatattttaatcatTCGGGTACTTTGACAGTTCAAGATATCTTGAATGTGAAAAGTAGTAATGGTGAAATTGCatctgttattgttgttgaggGATTAGCAGGTGCAGGGAAGACAACTTTGGCCAAAGTAATTTTATCACATTGGTGCAAGGAAACAGACTTTATTAGAAATCTAAAACAGTATGATCTTATCCTCTTCTCAGAGTTTCGCATCCCAGCTTGCACAGATATCAAAGAGTTATTTCTAATGCACATGCcaaaaacatttaagaaaatgaCAGGTGAGAGCCTTGTAATGGCAATTATGAACTTGAAAATCTTAGTTATTATGGATGGTTTTGAGGAAATGAACAGTTATTCACAAACCCTTCTTATCCACTTCATACAAAGGCTAAATAGTCACAAAATGCAGCTGTTGATTACAACCAGACCGAATAGAGATGAAGCCCTTTTCAAGATTATTCCTAAAAACATTGAAATATGCCACCTTGAGATTGTGGGAGTACCACAAGATAGGTTGTCTGAATTTGTACTGAAATGGCATAATATTATGAAGAGCAAGGGttcaaaaggaaatgaagtgaGTAACCTTTGTGCCTTTATCCAGAAAACGCCTTGGTGTAGTAAACTTATGACACATCCTTTGAATTTGACACTCTTAATTTTTTTGTGGACACAGGCACCAAGAAGAGTCGAGTTGTTGAAAACCTCAACAAGTTTATATAATGAAATAGTAAAATTGATGACAGATCGTTTGTTAAATAGAATTTATGAAAGTAAGAGAGCTCACCAATCCAGTGAATTAAGGGACCACCTGTCTGAATGCTTAAAGCTTGTATTCAGAGAAAATCTCAATGCTTTAAGACATGAAAACTTTGCTGTAAATAactctgacttaatttttttaaagcgtAAGTGCTCACAACTAAATATATCATATGAAGgtattctttcttcatttttcacCTTAAGTGGAAGGGAAAACAGTAAAAATGATGACCAGAAAAAGGTTTTTGGACACAAAGgattttgtgaattttatggtGCCCTTGCTCTGTGTGATCTCTTGAAACGTGGAAGTGATGATGAAATCCTCCAGAGATTAATGACagattttcatgaaattttgatATCAAATCAACTTCCTATTGGAGTGACAAAAAAGGATTAG